One Gammaproteobacteria bacterium genomic region harbors:
- a CDS encoding GIY-YIG nuclease family protein, which translates to MKIYYVYLLASKRNGTLYIGVTSDLIRRVWQHKNKALAGFTKRYDLNKLVYYESFANVNLAIRREKRLKEWQRNWKLNLIESINPEWKDLYFEIL; encoded by the coding sequence ATGAAAATTTATTATGTTTATCTATTGGCGAGCAAACGCAATGGAACGCTTTACATCGGAGTCACATCTGACCTGATCAGGAGGGTCTGGCAACATAAAAACAAGGCATTGGCTGGGTTTACCAAGCGATATGATCTGAATAAGCTGGTTTATTATGAATCTTTTGCAAATGTAAATTTGGCTATCCGTCGTGAAAAGCGTTTAAAAGAATGGCAAAGAAATTGGAAGTTGAATTTAATTGAATCCATTAATCCTGAGTGGAAGGATTTGTATTTCGAAATTCTTTGA